Proteins encoded in a region of the Sparus aurata chromosome 6, fSpaAur1.1, whole genome shotgun sequence genome:
- the aurka gene encoding aurora kinase A, translating into MDSAAKLKLTKDMKLHRPEVKSSGDGPKRIPTSYQSQTAVVTPTPHQRVLGLSNGPQRIQRPVSHQKPVSHVDVKSTQHTDQNLNPATRKGNPAPQPKHASQLNQPKTCVPKVKPQPAKPPSESAKHEKPQNKPAKTESEKASDSSKRWSLENFDIGRPLGKGKFGNVYLARERQSKFILALKVLFKKQLEKAGVEHQLRREVEIQSHLRHPNILRLYGYFHDSSRVYLILEFAPKGELYGELQRCGNFPEDRSATYIMELADALNYCHSKKVIHRDIKPENLLLGANGELKIADFGWSVHTPSSRRSTLCGTLDYLPPEMIEGKTHDEKVDLWSLGVLCYEFLVGKPPFEAKTHEETYRRISRVEYTYPAQFNISAGAKDLIARLLKHNPMQRLPIQGVLHHPWVVECSTKKPTTLNNEEPPK; encoded by the exons ATGGACTCTGCAGCGAAGCTCAAGCTGACAAAGGACATGAAACTTCATCGGCCTGAAGTAAAG TCAAGCGGTGATGGTCCAAAGCGGATTCCGACATCATATCAGTCGCAGACGGCTGTAGTTACCCCAACTCCACATCAGCGTGTCCTTGGTCTGTCAAATGGACCTCAGCGCATACAGCGGCCTGTGAGTCATCAGAAACCAGTATCTCATGTCGATGTGAAGTCCACACAACACACCGATCAGAATTTGAACCCTGCTACTCGGAAAGGAAATCCTGCGCCACAGCCCAAACATGCTTCCCAGCTAAACCAGCCAAAGACATGTGTGCCCAAGGTGAAACCACAGCCGGCCAAACCACCATCGGAATCTGCAAAGCACGAGAAGCCACAGA ACAAACCTGCCAAGACTGAATCTGAAAAGGCCTCTGATTCAAG CAAGCGGTGGAGCCTGGAAAATTTTGACATTGGCCGTCCCTTAGGAAAGGGTAAATTTGGCAATGTCTACCTGGCCAGAGAGCGACAGAGCAAGTTCATCTTGGCTCTGAAGGTGCTCTTCAAGAAGCAGCTGGAGAAGGCTGGTGTAGAGCACCAGCTGAGGAGAGAAGTGGAGATCCAGTCTCACCTCAG GCACCCCAACATCCTGCGGCTCTACGGTTACTTCCACGATTCATCTCGTGTGTATCTCATCCTTGAGTTTGCGCCCAAAGGTGAACTGTACGGTGAGCTGCAGCGCTGTGGAAACTTTCCTGAGGACAGAAGTGCCACA TACATCATGGAGCTTGCAGATGCCCTCAACTATTGCCACTCCAAGAAGGTGATTCACAGGGACATCAAACCAGAGAACCTGCTACTGGGAGCCAACGGGGAGCTGAAGATTGCAGATTTTGGCTGGTCTGTTCACACACCCTCTTCCAG GAGATCCACTCTGTGTGGAACACTGGACTACTTGCCTCCGGAGATGATTGAGGGAAAAACTCACGATGAGAAGGTGGACCTGTGGAGTCTGGGCGTCCTTTGCTACGAGTTCCTGGTTGGAAAACCTCCATTTGAAGCAAAAACTCATGAGGAGACCTACCGTAGGATATCGAGG GTGGAGTACACTTACCCTGCACAGTTCAATATCAGTGCTGGAGCCAAAGATTTGATTGCCAGGCTGCTGAAGCACAACCCTATGCAAAGACTGCCCATCCAGGGAGTCCTGCATCACCCCTGGGTGGTGGAGTGCTCCACCAAGAAGCCAACAACCCTGAACAACGAAGAGCCACCAAAATGA
- the slc32a1 gene encoding vesicular inhibitory amino acid transporter — MATLIRSKLSNKLSNAATAVSNKSQAKVSGMFAKMGFQAATDEEGLGFAACDDLDYDHRQGMQMDILTSDELGGEGSGEGGALDGDSHYQRDGTGPPHSASKDGTPTSDLSEVRPKITAWEAGWNVTNAIQGMFVLGLPYAILHGGYLGLFLIIFAAVVCCYTGKILIACLYEEDEDGQLVRVRDSYVDIANACCAPRFPALGGHIVNVAQIIELVMTCILYVVVSGNLMYNSFPNMPISQKSWAIIATAALLPCAFLKNLKAVSKFSLLCTLAHFVINVLVIAYCLSRARDWAWDKVKFYIDVKKFPISIGIIVFSYTSQIFLPSLEGNMNKPSEFHCMMNWTHIAACILKGLFALVAYLTWADATKEVITDNLPPGIRAVVNLFLVAKALLSYPLPFFAAVEVLEKSFFQDGGRAYFPDCYGGDGRLKSWGLSLRCALVVFTLLMAIYVPHFALLMGLTGSLTGAGLCFLLPSLFHLKLLWRKLLWHQVFFDVSIFVIGGICSISGFIHSMEGLIEAFKYNIEE, encoded by the exons ATGGCGACGTTAATCAGAAGCAAGCTTTCGAATAAACTGTCAAATGCGGCCACGGCCGTCTCCAACAAATCCCAGGCGAAGGTGAGCGGGATGTTCGCCAAGATGGGGTTCCAGGCCGCCACCGACGAGGAGGGTCTGGGCTTCGCCGCCTGCGACGACCTGGACTACGACCACCGGCAAGGCATGCAGATGGACATTCTGACATCCGACGAGCTGGGGGGAGAGGGGAGCGGGGAAGGAGGCGCGCTGGACGGGGACAGCCACTACCAGAGGGACGGCACCGGTCCGCCGCACTCCGCCTCAAAGGACGGGACTCCGACGAGCGACTTGTCTGAAGTGAGACCAAAAATCACCGCTTGGGAGGCGGGCTGGAACGTCACGAACGCAATCCAG GGGATGTTCGTCCTGGGGCTGCCCTACGCCATCCTGCACGGTGGATACCTCGGACTCTTTCTCATTATTTTCGCCGCCGTGGTGTGCTGCTACACGGGGAAAATCCTCATTGCCTGCCTGTACGAGGAGGACGAAGACGGGCAGCTCGTCCGTGTGAGGGACTCCTATGTGGACATTGCCAACGCCTGCTGCGCGCCCCGGTTCCCGGCGTTAGGAGGCCATATCGTGAATGTAGCCCAAATCATAGAGCTTGTGATGACTTGCATCCTGTACGTGGTGGTCAGCGGCAATCTCATGTACAACAGCTTCCCCAACATGCCGATCTCCCAGAAGTCGTGGGCCATCATCGCCACCGCCGCCCTCCTCCCCTGCGCCTTCCTCAAGAACCTGAAAGCCGTCTCCAAGTTCAGCCTGCTGTGCACGCTGGCCCACTTTGTCATCAACGTCCTGGTGATCGCCTACTGTCTCTCCAGGGCCAGGGACTGGGCCTGGGACAAGGTCAAGTTCTACATCGACGTCAAGAAGTTCCCCATCTCCATTGGGATTATCGTGTTCAGCTACACCTCGCAGATCTTCCTGCCGTCCCTGGAGGGGAACATGAACAAGCCGAGCGAGTTTCACTGCATGATGAACTGGACTCACATCGCTGCCTGCATCCTCAAGGGCCTGTTCGCCCTGGTGGCCTACTTGACCTGGGCCGACGCAACCAAGGAGGTCATCACAGACAACCTGCCCCCGGGCATCCGCGCCGTCGTCAACCTCTTCCTCGTGGCCAAAGCCTTGCTGTCGTACCCGCTGCCGTTTTTCGCCGCCGTCGAGGTTTTGGAGAAATCCTTTTTCCAGGACGGGGGACGTGCCTACTTCCCAGATTGCTACGGAGGCGACGGACGCCTAAAATCCTGGGGACTCAGCCTCCGATGTGCCCTCGTCGTGTTTACCTTGCTCATGGCCATCTACGTGCCGCACTTCGCCCTCCTCATGGGCCTCACCGGCAGCCTGACGGGCGCGGGCCTGTGCTTTCTGCTTCCCAGCCTCTTCCACCTCAAGCTTTTATGGAGAAAGCTGCTATGGCATCAGGTTTTCTTTGACGTCTCCATCTTCGTAATAGGAGGTATATGCAGCATATCCGGCTTTATCCACTCGATGGAGGGGCTCATAGAGGCTTTCAAGTATAACATAGAAGAGTAG